GTATGACCTTTATGTTCCTTTAGTAAAAACTCCTAATATTAATATTCCCTTTGAAAAAGGAATTAAAATGGTAGAAAAAGGATTAAATCCTTTAGGAAAAGAATATTTAAATATATTTAAAAAAGGTATTGAAGATGGCTGGGTTGATATATATGAAAATAAAGGTAAAAGAGGTGGAGCTTATTCTACTGGTTCTTACGATACCATGCCTTATGTATTATTAAATTATAACTATAAATTAAATGATGTATCCACTTTAGCTCATGAAATGGGGCATTCTATTCACAGTTATTATTCAAAAGAAAATCAACCTTATATTTACTCTAATTACACTATATTTTGTGCAGAAGTTGCTTCTACTACAAATGAATGTCTTCTATCAAATTATATGATAGAAAATGAAAATGATAAAAACATGAAATTATATTTTATCAATCAACAGTTAGAACAAATAAGAACTACTGTATTTAGGCAAGTTATGTTTGCTGAATTTGAAAAAATAACTCATGAAAAATTAGAGTCAGGAATTCCTCTAACTAGTTATGACTTGTGCAATATATGGCATGATTTAAATTTAAAATATTTTGGAGAAGATATTATAATAGATACTGAAATAGACATGGAGTGGTCACGTATTCCTCATTTTTATTCTCCTTTTTACGTTTACCAATATGCCACAGGTTATGCTGCTGCTAACTCCTTTGCTACTGAGATTTTAAAAGATACAGAAGGTGCTTTAGATAAATATATAGGATTTTTAAAAAGTGGTGGTAGCGACTATCCTATTAATATTCTAAAAAAAGCTGGTGTGGATATGACTACTTCAAAACCTATGGAGGCTGTTATTAAAAGATTTAATGATTTATTAGATATGCTAGAAAATAATTATTAATATTTTAAAAAGAGATAAAGTCTCATTTTATTAAGGCTTTATCTCTTTTTATCATACATTTTTAATTATTTTAATTGCTTCTTCTAAAGACATGCTTTCTTGATTACCTGTTTCCATATTTTTAACACTTACTTTTTCTTCTTTTAACTCATCTTCTCCAATTAATATTACATAAGGTATTTTTAATTTATCTGCATAAGCAAATTTTTTACCTATTTTTGTATCTTCTAAATATAACTCTGATATAATTTCATTTTCTCTTAATTTATTGGCAACCTTTATTGAATATTCCATAGTATCCCCTACAGGAATAACTAATACCTGTGAAAGTGTTGATGATGCATTTTCTCCTATTATTTTTGCTTCTCTTAATTGATAAAATAACCTTGTTAATCCTATAGATATACCTACACCTGGTAACTTTTGATTGGTATAGTGTTCAGCCAAATTATCATATCTTCCACCAGAACAAACACTTCCTATTTGTGGATAATTATTTAACACGGTTTCATAAACTGTTCCTGTATAATAATCTAATCCTCTAGCAATAGTTAAATCTATTTTATAATTTTCATCTGGAACATTAAAGCTTTTTATATAGTGTATAATTTTTGCTAATTCTTCTACTCCTTCTTTAAATACATCATTTTCTATGTTTAGTTCTTTTAAGCTTTTTATTACATCTTCTTTTGAACCCTTTATATTTATAAAATTTATTATTTTATCTATTTTTTCATCTTCCAAGCCTAATTCTTGTAATTCTTTTCTTACTCCAGATTCCCCTATTTTTTCAAGCTTATCTATAGATCTTAGCACACCTTTTCTATCTTCTACATCTGTTCCTTCAAAAAATCCATTTAGAACTTTTCTATTATTTATTCTTATAGTAAAATCTTCAAATCCTAATTCTTTAAAAGTTTGATATATGATACTTGGTATTTCTGCATCATTTATTATGCTCAAACTACCATTACCTATAATATCTATATCACATTGATAGAATTCTCTAAAACGTCCCTTTTGATTTCTCTCTCCTCTAAACACTTTTGATATATGATATCTTCTAAAAGGAAAGGTCAAATCTGAAAAGTGTTGTGCTACATATCTTGCTAGTGGAACAGTTAAATCAAATCTTAATGATAAATCTGTGTTTCCTTTATTAAATCTATATATTTGTTTTTCGGTTTCCCCTCCACCTTTAGCTAATAATATTTCTGACTTTTCTATAGTAGGTGTATCTAAAGGGATGAATCCAAACTTTTCATAATTATGTCTTATTGTATCCTTCATTTTGTTAAAAACTATTTGATCAGCCGGCAATAATTCCATAAAACCTGGCAATATTGATGGCTTTACAATATCCTTACTCATATATATCCCTCCGTTGCTTTAGTATGATAAACTATTAATATTTTAACTTAATTTAATAAGAAATTCAAATATTTTCTAGTAAATTATATCCCTTAGCTTAATATTATAGCATACAATTTTTTTTTATGAATAGCAAAGTAAAGTGGTAGCTAAAATATTTCAACCACCACTTTACTTCTAATATCTAAGTTTTCCAATATCTTTTCTAAAATACATACCGTGAAAATCTATTTTATTCATTTCTTCATAGGCTTTATTTATACTATCTTCTAATTTATTTTCTACAGCATAAGTACATAAAACTCTTCCGCCATTGGTTATAAGATTTCCTTTTTTAAATATTCCTCCAGCTACAAAGGAGTTAACTTCTTTAGACATGTTTATTTTAAAGCCTTTTTCATACTTTCTTGGATATCCTTCTGATACTGCTACTACACAGCAAGAGTGAGCTTTTTTCCACTTTAAATCAAAAGAAGAAAGTTCATCATT
This window of the Clostridium cochlearium genome carries:
- the hisS gene encoding histidine--tRNA ligase, whose protein sequence is MSKDIVKPSILPGFMELLPADQIVFNKMKDTIRHNYEKFGFIPLDTPTIEKSEILLAKGGGETEKQIYRFNKGNTDLSLRFDLTVPLARYVAQHFSDLTFPFRRYHISKVFRGERNQKGRFREFYQCDIDIIGNGSLSIINDAEIPSIIYQTFKELGFEDFTIRINNRKVLNGFFEGTDVEDRKGVLRSIDKLEKIGESGVRKELQELGLEDEKIDKIINFINIKGSKEDVIKSLKELNIENDVFKEGVEELAKIIHYIKSFNVPDENYKIDLTIARGLDYYTGTVYETVLNNYPQIGSVCSGGRYDNLAEHYTNQKLPGVGISIGLTRLFYQLREAKIIGENASSTLSQVLVIPVGDTMEYSIKVANKLRENEIISELYLEDTKIGKKFAYADKLKIPYVILIGEDELKEEKVSVKNMETGNQESMSLEEAIKIIKNV